A section of the Mycolicibacterium anyangense genome encodes:
- a CDS encoding sulfotransferase family protein — protein sequence MTSAITARLDADKLIEQAYELAGSDDFGDDDGWRENLDRLLEAFIEADDLSPIGVEIAAADVIAPLRNRLQITAWRREHPEIAQEKIERPIIILGQPRTGTTILYDLLTQDPDLRAPLTWEVDQPFPVPQPQTYETDPRIAQTEAALEISEQLNPGFMKFHPMSARGGQECVRITMGTFCSMTYSTQYFLPGYQRWLMHEADHAAAYRYHRKFLQHLQSGVPGQWLLKSPAHLWNLDKVLAEYPDAILVQTHRDPLVVISSISALMAYLQKLASDNSTVARVARQCAEENVLGLERLMQWVDGGLPGAERIIHVRFADFMKDPFATIGAVYERIGRDLTPQAEKRMRAHLSANPGDGGGNRYTWADTGLDAGELRERFRAYQDRFDVPSETLR from the coding sequence ATGACCAGTGCGATCACCGCCCGCCTGGATGCCGACAAGCTGATCGAGCAGGCGTACGAACTAGCCGGCAGCGACGACTTCGGCGACGACGACGGGTGGCGCGAGAACCTGGACCGCCTGCTGGAAGCGTTCATCGAGGCCGACGACCTGTCTCCGATCGGCGTGGAGATTGCGGCAGCCGACGTCATCGCGCCGCTGCGCAACCGCCTGCAGATCACCGCGTGGCGCCGGGAGCATCCCGAGATCGCGCAGGAGAAGATCGAGCGCCCGATCATCATCCTGGGCCAGCCCCGCACTGGCACCACCATCCTCTACGACCTGTTGACCCAGGACCCCGACCTGCGGGCGCCGCTGACGTGGGAGGTCGACCAGCCCTTCCCGGTACCGCAGCCGCAGACCTACGAGACCGATCCGCGAATCGCCCAGACCGAGGCCGCTCTCGAGATCAGTGAGCAACTCAACCCGGGCTTCATGAAGTTCCATCCGATGAGTGCGCGCGGCGGCCAGGAATGCGTGCGGATCACCATGGGCACCTTCTGCAGCATGACCTACAGCACCCAGTACTTCCTGCCCGGCTACCAGCGTTGGCTGATGCACGAGGCCGATCACGCGGCCGCTTACCGATATCACCGGAAGTTCCTGCAGCACTTGCAGTCCGGCGTACCGGGTCAGTGGTTGCTGAAGAGCCCCGCGCATCTGTGGAATCTGGACAAGGTGCTGGCCGAGTACCCGGATGCGATCCTGGTGCAGACCCACCGCGATCCCCTGGTGGTGATCTCCTCGATCAGCGCCCTGATGGCGTACCTGCAGAAGCTGGCCAGCGACAATTCCACCGTGGCGCGGGTGGCCAGGCAGTGCGCCGAGGAGAACGTCCTCGGGCTCGAACGCCTGATGCAGTGGGTCGACGGTGGGCTGCCGGGCGCCGAGCGGATCATCCACGTCCGCTTCGCCGACTTCATGAAAGATCCGTTCGCGACGATCGGCGCGGTCTACGAGCGCATCGGCCGTGACCTCACCCCGCAGGCCGAGAAGCGGATGCGGGCGCATCTTTCGGCCAATCCCGGTGACGGCGGGGGCAATCGCTACACCTGGGCGGATACCGGCCTGGACGCCGGCGAATTGCGGGAGCGGTTCCGCGCCTATCAGGATCGCTTCGACGTCCCCAGCGAAACGCTGCGGTAG
- a CDS encoding mechanosensitive ion channel family protein gives MTTNSFLAISVSQRWHDFWHGDIGEWILTRGLRIALLLIGGLLAARFINWAAQRISRRIDADFRESDALVRSESAKHRQAVASVISYVAIALLAVMVAVEVTDVLAIPVSSLVAPAAVLGAALGFGAQRIVQDLLSGFFIITEKQYGFGDLVSLTVAGIAKEATGTVEDVTLRVTKLRSPEGEMLTIPNGQIVKTQNLSKDWARAVIDIPVPTTADLNLVNQVLHGVSDTAMADPGLKDLLLDAPQLMGVESIELDTVNLRMVARTLPGKQFEVGRKLRVLVIAALYRAGIVSPGDSAPMVEALVHPATAGGAEETQGPVQK, from the coding sequence ATGACGACGAATAGCTTCCTGGCGATCTCCGTCTCCCAGCGTTGGCATGACTTCTGGCATGGCGACATCGGCGAATGGATCCTGACCCGGGGGCTGCGGATCGCCCTGCTGCTCATCGGCGGGCTGCTGGCCGCGCGGTTCATCAACTGGGCCGCCCAGCGGATCAGCCGCCGCATCGACGCCGACTTCCGGGAAAGCGACGCGCTGGTGCGCTCCGAGAGCGCCAAACACCGCCAGGCCGTCGCCTCGGTGATCTCCTACGTCGCGATCGCCCTGCTGGCGGTCATGGTCGCCGTCGAGGTCACCGACGTGCTGGCGATCCCGGTGAGCTCGTTGGTCGCACCGGCAGCCGTGCTGGGTGCGGCGCTGGGTTTCGGTGCCCAGCGCATCGTGCAGGACCTGCTGTCGGGGTTCTTCATCATCACCGAGAAGCAGTACGGCTTCGGTGACCTGGTGTCGCTGACCGTGGCCGGTATCGCCAAGGAGGCCACCGGCACGGTCGAGGACGTCACGTTGCGGGTGACCAAGCTGCGATCGCCGGAGGGGGAGATGCTGACGATCCCCAACGGGCAGATCGTCAAGACCCAGAACCTGTCCAAGGACTGGGCGCGGGCGGTCATCGACATCCCGGTGCCGACCACCGCCGACCTCAATCTGGTGAACCAGGTGCTGCACGGGGTATCCGATACCGCGATGGCCGACCCCGGGCTCAAGGACCTGCTGCTGGACGCCCCACAACTGATGGGTGTGGAGAGCATCGAACTCGACACCGTGAACCTGCGGATGGTGGCGCGCACGCTGCCCGGTAAGCAGTTCGAGGTGGGCCGCAAGCTGCGCGTGCTGGTGATCGCCGCGCTCTACCGGGCCGGCATCGTCAGCCCCGGCGACAGCGCACCGATGGTCGAGGCGCTGGTGCACCCGGCGACCGCCGGCGGCGCCGAGGAAACCCAGGGGCCGGTGCAGAAGTGA
- a CDS encoding DMT family transporter, with translation MIGILLALASAIGYGVSDFVGGIASRRVAALRVVLVSYPIAMVLLGLLAAVVGGTLSTPAIVWGLLCGVSQAFGVWWFYAALGSGPISVVSPLTAVLVAAVPVGVGLALGERPGAVAGAGTVLALLAVVLVSRETTDEDVSPHRFTTTVAWLTVGSGLAFGMNFVLIHQAPAAAGLWPLFFARLSATAIVLAVAAFTGNFRAPHGLPLRLAVAAALLDTGANVAMLLALQASMLSLAGVLMALYPAATVLLAIVVLRERVTRWQVVGMVLALTAVVMISVH, from the coding sequence CTGATCGGGATCCTCCTGGCGCTGGCCTCGGCGATCGGGTACGGCGTCAGCGATTTCGTCGGCGGTATCGCCTCCCGGCGGGTGGCCGCCCTGCGGGTCGTGCTGGTCTCGTATCCGATTGCGATGGTTCTGCTCGGATTGCTCGCGGCTGTCGTCGGCGGCACGTTGTCCACCCCGGCGATCGTGTGGGGTCTGTTGTGCGGGGTCAGCCAGGCCTTCGGGGTCTGGTGGTTCTACGCCGCGCTCGGGTCGGGCCCGATCTCGGTGGTCTCACCGTTGACCGCGGTGCTGGTGGCCGCTGTTCCGGTGGGTGTCGGTCTGGCGCTGGGGGAGCGCCCCGGCGCGGTGGCCGGAGCCGGCACGGTGCTTGCCCTGCTGGCCGTCGTGCTGGTCAGCCGCGAGACCACCGACGAGGACGTGAGTCCGCACCGGTTCACCACGACGGTGGCCTGGCTGACGGTCGGCTCGGGTCTGGCGTTCGGGATGAACTTCGTGTTGATCCACCAGGCGCCGGCCGCGGCCGGGCTGTGGCCGCTGTTCTTCGCCCGGCTGTCGGCCACCGCGATCGTGCTCGCGGTGGCCGCCTTCACGGGCAATTTCCGTGCGCCGCACGGTCTTCCGCTTCGGCTGGCCGTGGCGGCCGCGCTGCTGGACACCGGGGCCAATGTGGCGATGCTGTTGGCGTTGCAGGCCTCCATGCTGTCGCTGGCTGGGGTGCTGATGGCGTTGTACCCGGCGGCCACGGTGCTGCTGGCGATCGTCGTGCTACGTGAGCGGGTCACCCGCTGGCAGGTGGTGGGCATGGTGCTGGCGCTGACGGCCGTGGTGATGATCTCCGTGCACTAG
- a CDS encoding MFS transporter, protein MTASQLFARLPLGLLSLAILLHVQDRTGSYAVGGAVVAACSIGEALAMPVTARLLGRVGMTPILVTAALVNGVSMAVLAFADASAPVLMALGFLVGASVPPLLPAVRALYPQMVPGDGLRALFALDTTAQELIWVVGPVAATFLASAVSTSIPLVFSGAVTVVGTLWFLLSARRFRPRIARSGAAFGKVLTQPSVILAMVASLALVASFMALEVGVLALFGENKISAGMALAAASVGSLIGGVVLGHRRLGVRGLVLALMGVALGTVMFGLADSYWLQLAALFGSGLGFAPALAALYVMVSHETDEESAAEAFGWLNSGALVGGAMGTALGGVVADAAGPFGVVMASAGLALAAACTPLIARAAGPVSGLSVTPSVVSDDDRLCRTSTSA, encoded by the coding sequence GTGACCGCGTCACAGCTGTTCGCGCGCCTGCCCCTGGGTCTGTTGTCGCTGGCGATTCTGTTGCACGTCCAGGACCGGACCGGGTCCTACGCGGTCGGTGGCGCTGTGGTCGCCGCGTGCAGTATCGGCGAGGCCCTGGCCATGCCCGTGACGGCCCGTCTGCTCGGACGGGTGGGCATGACGCCCATCCTGGTGACCGCGGCGCTGGTCAACGGCGTCTCGATGGCCGTGCTGGCCTTCGCCGACGCCTCCGCACCGGTGCTCATGGCGCTGGGCTTCCTGGTCGGCGCCTCGGTGCCGCCGCTGCTGCCCGCTGTCCGGGCCCTCTACCCGCAGATGGTGCCCGGTGACGGTCTGCGGGCGCTGTTCGCTCTCGACACCACCGCCCAGGAGTTGATCTGGGTGGTCGGCCCGGTCGCCGCGACCTTCCTGGCCTCGGCTGTGTCGACGTCGATCCCGCTGGTGTTCTCCGGTGCCGTCACCGTGGTCGGAACGTTGTGGTTCCTGCTCAGCGCCCGCCGTTTCCGGCCGCGGATCGCCCGCAGCGGCGCCGCGTTCGGCAAGGTCCTGACCCAGCCGTCGGTGATCCTGGCGATGGTGGCCAGCCTGGCGCTGGTTGCCTCGTTCATGGCGCTGGAGGTCGGCGTTCTGGCCCTGTTCGGCGAGAACAAAATCTCCGCCGGAATGGCACTTGCCGCGGCCAGCGTCGGTTCGCTGATCGGTGGCGTGGTGCTCGGCCATCGGCGCCTGGGCGTGCGCGGGTTGGTGCTCGCCCTCATGGGTGTGGCGCTGGGCACCGTGATGTTCGGCCTGGCCGACAGCTACTGGCTGCAGCTGGCCGCACTGTTCGGCTCGGGCCTGGGATTCGCCCCGGCGCTGGCGGCGCTCTACGTGATGGTTTCGCACGAGACCGATGAGGAGTCGGCCGCCGAAGCGTTCGGCTGGCTCAACAGCGGCGCTCTGGTCGGTGGTGCGATGGGTACCGCGCTGGGCGGCGTGGTCGCCGACGCCGCCGGACCGTTCGGAGTGGTCATGGCTTCCGCGGGCCTCGCCCTGGCGGCAGCGTGCACGCCGCTGATCGCTCGGGCCGCCGGACCGGTCAGCGGACTCTCGGTGACACCCAGCGTGGTCTCCGACGACGATCGGCTGTGCCGCACCAGCACGTCGGCGTAG
- the smpB gene encoding SsrA-binding protein SmpB, which yields MSKKPPANKAGDVPGGKKVVATNRKARHNYAILDTYEAGVVLQGTEVKSLREGQASLADAFATVDDGEIWLRNLHIPEYHHGTWTNHAPRRNRKLLLHRKQIDQLVGKIRDGNLTLVPLSLYFTEGKVKVELALARGKQAHDKRQDMARRDAQREVVRELGRRAKGMS from the coding sequence GTGTCCAAGAAGCCGCCGGCCAACAAGGCAGGCGATGTCCCGGGTGGCAAGAAGGTGGTCGCCACCAACCGCAAGGCGCGCCATAACTACGCCATCCTCGACACCTACGAAGCCGGTGTCGTGCTGCAGGGCACCGAGGTCAAGAGCCTGCGTGAGGGGCAGGCGTCGCTGGCCGACGCCTTCGCCACCGTCGACGACGGTGAGATCTGGCTGCGTAACCTGCACATCCCGGAGTATCACCACGGCACCTGGACCAACCACGCACCGCGCCGCAACCGCAAACTGTTGTTGCACCGCAAGCAGATCGATCAACTGGTCGGCAAGATCCGCGACGGCAACCTGACCCTGGTGCCGTTGTCGCTGTACTTCACCGAGGGCAAGGTCAAGGTCGAACTGGCGCTGGCCCGCGGTAAACAAGCTCACGACAAACGGCAGGACATGGCCCGCCGCGACGCGCAGCGTGAGGTGGTTCGGGAACTGGGCAGGCGCGCCAAGGGCATGTCCTGA
- the prfB gene encoding peptide chain release factor 2, which translates to MDLDRQSDIAALDTTLTTVERVLDVDGLRAKIEKLEHEAADPNLWNDQNHAQKVTSELSHAQGELRRVEGLRSRLDDLPVLYEMAAEEEGSGAADALAEADAELKSLQADVEAMEVRTLLSGEYDEREAVVTIRSGAGGVDAADWAEMLMRMYIRWAEQHKYPVEVFDTSYAEEAGIKSATFAVHAPYAYGTLSVEQGTHRLVRISPFDNQNRRQTSFADVEVLPVVETTDHIEIPETDLRVDVYRSSGPGGQSVNTTDSAVRLTHIPTGIVVTCQNEKSQLQNKVSAMRVLQAKLLERKRLEERAEMDALKSDGGSSWGNQMRSYVLHPYQMVKDLRTEYEVGNPGAVLDGDIDGFLEAGIRWRNRRDDDE; encoded by the coding sequence GTGGACCTCGATCGACAGTCTGACATCGCCGCCCTTGACACCACCTTGACCACGGTGGAGCGAGTGCTCGACGTGGATGGGCTGCGCGCCAAGATCGAGAAGCTCGAACACGAGGCCGCCGACCCGAACCTGTGGAACGACCAGAACCACGCTCAGAAGGTCACCAGCGAGCTCTCCCACGCCCAGGGCGAGCTGCGCCGGGTGGAGGGTCTGCGTAGTCGTCTCGACGACCTTCCGGTGCTCTACGAGATGGCCGCCGAAGAGGAGGGATCCGGAGCTGCCGATGCGCTGGCCGAGGCAGATGCCGAGCTGAAGTCGCTGCAGGCCGACGTCGAGGCCATGGAAGTGCGCACCCTGCTGTCCGGCGAGTACGACGAGCGCGAGGCCGTCGTCACCATTCGGTCCGGTGCGGGCGGTGTCGATGCCGCCGATTGGGCCGAGATGCTGATGCGGATGTACATCCGCTGGGCCGAGCAGCACAAGTACCCGGTCGAGGTGTTCGATACGTCCTACGCCGAGGAGGCCGGGATCAAGAGCGCCACCTTCGCCGTGCACGCCCCGTACGCCTACGGCACGCTCTCGGTCGAGCAGGGCACCCACCGGCTGGTGCGGATCAGCCCGTTCGACAACCAGAACCGGCGTCAGACGTCGTTCGCCGATGTCGAGGTGCTGCCGGTCGTGGAGACCACCGACCACATCGAGATCCCGGAAACCGACCTGCGCGTCGACGTCTACCGCTCCAGCGGACCCGGCGGGCAGTCGGTCAACACCACCGACTCGGCTGTTCGACTCACCCACATCCCCACCGGTATCGTGGTGACCTGCCAGAACGAGAAGTCGCAGCTGCAGAACAAGGTCTCCGCGATGCGCGTGCTCCAAGCCAAACTGCTAGAACGTAAGCGTCTGGAAGAGCGCGCCGAGATGGACGCCCTCAAGAGCGACGGCGGCAGTTCCTGGGGCAACCAGATGCGCTCCTATGTTCTGCACCCCTACCAAATGGTCAAGGATCTGCGTACCGAATACGAGGTCGGCAATCCTGGGGCGGTACTGGATGGGGACATCGACGGGTTCCTCGAGGCGGGGATCCGGTGGCGTAACCGGCGAGATGACGACGAATAG
- a CDS encoding TetR/AcrR family transcriptional regulator, with the protein MTTSRERILDAYADVLTVDGERHATLEAVAARAGVSKGGLLYHFPSKDQLSEALCDRLVALAADDVEAMRTSADGPARHYIRTSHYADTPLDRTFVAVARLQQAGDPRARAAIRQISEQWLDTLDEALGDRDAARAIKLIGDGLYHNAMSSTLGGQHPQAEVDEGLLAVIDRLSGARSEAPNP; encoded by the coding sequence ATGACGACCTCGCGCGAGCGCATTCTCGATGCGTACGCCGACGTGCTCACGGTCGACGGGGAACGTCATGCCACCCTCGAGGCGGTGGCCGCCCGGGCCGGGGTGTCCAAGGGCGGATTGCTCTATCACTTCCCCAGCAAGGACCAGCTCTCCGAGGCGTTGTGCGACCGTCTGGTCGCCCTGGCCGCCGACGACGTCGAGGCGATGCGGACCTCCGCCGACGGACCGGCCCGACACTACATCCGCACCTCACACTATGCCGACACCCCGCTGGACCGGACGTTCGTCGCGGTCGCACGCCTACAGCAGGCCGGTGACCCCAGAGCCCGCGCGGCGATCAGGCAGATCTCGGAACAGTGGCTCGACACCCTCGACGAGGCTCTCGGCGACCGCGACGCCGCCCGCGCGATCAAGCTGATCGGCGACGGCCTCTACCACAACGCGATGTCCAGCACGCTGGGCGGCCAGCACCCGCAGGCCGAGGTCGACGAAGGTCTGCTGGCCGTTATCGACCGGCTCAGCGGCGCGCGTTCGGAGGCCCCGAACCCCTAG
- a CDS encoding DUF1214 domain-containing protein: MGVEKSLEAWCFVRKVLDDSTEQIKQDARDERELLEGLRVLNRVTALCTELTIDADLDDPHFVQMTTPQRYVGGPNPHGTYPLASISGDRAYRVTGTRGTSTYLGIQVLAGTGLNPRRMSNYVSDRDLALDEDGHFSLVFSATAPSDDDLAGATWVQIPDDASSIVVREYIAEATTAIPVQLSIELLGPPRRPQPITDDVFAEQLTAMDWMIVKLTTLHRTVRPDLLDTPNVLITSESQALGSENTTPDNLYMLGVFDLRPNESLQLEFTPPETRYWAVTLESLWHECPEPLRTSSSVTNKGVDSGPDGLIRINIGAQDTGDGYWLDTGGRTRGFVTLRWLDQPTAPEVSTRLVAKEAVR, translated from the coding sequence ATGGGTGTCGAAAAATCCTTGGAGGCATGGTGTTTCGTTCGTAAGGTGCTCGACGACAGCACAGAGCAGATCAAGCAGGACGCCCGCGACGAACGCGAACTCCTGGAAGGCCTTCGGGTACTCAACCGGGTGACGGCCCTGTGTACCGAGCTCACCATCGACGCTGATCTCGACGACCCCCATTTCGTCCAGATGACCACCCCGCAGCGCTACGTCGGCGGCCCCAACCCGCACGGCACCTACCCGCTGGCCAGTATCAGCGGCGACCGCGCCTACCGAGTGACCGGCACCCGCGGCACGTCCACCTATCTCGGCATCCAGGTACTCGCCGGCACCGGCCTCAACCCGCGCCGGATGAGCAACTACGTCTCCGACCGCGACCTCGCGCTCGACGAGGACGGGCATTTCAGCCTGGTCTTCTCGGCCACCGCGCCCTCCGACGACGACCTCGCCGGAGCCACCTGGGTGCAGATTCCCGACGACGCCAGCTCGATCGTGGTGCGCGAGTACATCGCCGAAGCGACCACCGCAATTCCGGTCCAGCTGAGCATCGAACTACTCGGGCCGCCGCGGCGGCCGCAGCCGATCACCGATGACGTGTTCGCCGAACAGCTGACCGCCATGGACTGGATGATCGTCAAGCTGACCACCCTGCACCGCACCGTGCGACCAGACCTTCTCGACACGCCCAACGTACTGATCACTTCCGAATCCCAGGCGCTGGGCAGCGAGAACACCACCCCCGACAACCTCTACATGCTCGGCGTGTTCGACCTGCGACCCAACGAGTCGCTGCAACTCGAGTTCACCCCGCCCGAAACCCGTTACTGGGCAGTCACATTGGAGAGCCTGTGGCATGAATGCCCGGAGCCGTTGCGCACGTCGAGTTCGGTGACCAACAAGGGCGTGGACTCCGGCCCGGACGGCCTCATCCGGATCAACATCGGCGCGCAGGACACCGGTGACGGCTATTGGCTCGACACCGGCGGGCGCACACGGGGATTCGTCACGCTGCGCTGGCTCGACCAACCCACCGCCCCGGAGGTCAGCACCCGCCTCGTGGCGAAGGAGGCCGTGCGATGA
- a CDS encoding FAD-dependent oxidoreductase, which translates to MRPYYVAIVGAGPSGYFAAASLLKFADGSVAGGGPDVRVDMLEMLPTPWGLVRSGVAPDHPKIKSISKTFEKTSSDPRFRFFGNITVGEDVSAQELTDRYDAVVYAVGAQSDRALHIPGEELAGSVAAVDFVGWYNAHPHFEEMAPDISGGRAVVVGVGNVALDVARILVSDPAALANTDIADHALKCLHDRGVEEVVILGRRGPLQSTFTTLELRELGELDGVDVVVNPADLADITDEDAEAAGKLARANIKVLRDYAEGTRHEGNRRIVFRFRTSPIEILGDDRVESIVLGRNELVTDDGRVVAKDTGERETLPVALVVRAVGYRGVPVPGLPFDDPAGTIPHEEGRITGRANEYVVGWIKRGPSGVIGSNKKDSADTVETLVADLAGAALRDVGPDHADDLVAWLAERQPHLVTDDHWQVIDAHERSAGEPHGRPRVKIANVAEMLRIGRG; encoded by the coding sequence ATGCGTCCTTACTACGTCGCGATCGTCGGCGCAGGCCCTTCCGGATACTTCGCCGCGGCCTCGCTGCTGAAGTTCGCCGACGGGTCCGTCGCCGGCGGCGGACCCGACGTTCGGGTGGACATGCTGGAGATGTTGCCGACCCCGTGGGGGCTGGTGCGCTCGGGCGTGGCGCCGGACCACCCGAAGATCAAGTCGATCAGCAAGACGTTCGAGAAGACGTCCAGCGATCCTCGGTTCCGGTTCTTCGGCAACATCACCGTCGGCGAGGACGTCAGCGCGCAGGAGCTGACCGACCGCTACGACGCCGTGGTCTATGCGGTCGGCGCCCAGTCCGACCGGGCCCTGCACATCCCGGGTGAGGAACTGGCCGGAAGCGTCGCGGCCGTCGACTTCGTCGGCTGGTACAACGCCCATCCGCACTTCGAGGAGATGGCCCCGGACATCTCCGGCGGCCGCGCCGTCGTCGTCGGTGTCGGCAACGTCGCACTCGACGTCGCCCGGATTCTGGTCAGCGATCCCGCGGCGCTGGCCAACACCGACATCGCCGACCACGCCCTGAAGTGCCTGCACGACCGCGGCGTCGAGGAGGTGGTGATCCTGGGCCGGCGCGGTCCCCTGCAATCGACCTTCACCACCCTGGAGTTGCGTGAGCTCGGCGAGCTCGACGGGGTGGACGTAGTGGTGAACCCCGCCGACCTCGCCGATATCACCGACGAGGACGCCGAGGCGGCCGGCAAGCTGGCCCGGGCCAACATCAAGGTGCTGCGCGACTACGCCGAGGGCACCCGGCACGAGGGCAACCGCCGCATCGTGTTCCGGTTCCGCACCTCACCGATCGAGATCCTGGGCGACGATCGAGTCGAGTCAATCGTGTTGGGGCGCAACGAACTCGTCACCGATGACGGCCGGGTGGTGGCCAAGGACACCGGTGAGCGCGAGACGCTGCCCGTCGCGTTGGTGGTTCGCGCGGTGGGTTACCGCGGGGTGCCGGTGCCGGGCCTGCCGTTCGACGACCCCGCCGGCACCATCCCGCACGAGGAGGGCCGGATCACCGGGCGCGCCAACGAATACGTGGTCGGTTGGATCAAGCGGGGACCCTCCGGGGTGATCGGGTCCAACAAGAAGGACTCCGCGGACACCGTCGAGACGCTCGTCGCCGATCTGGCGGGCGCGGCGTTGCGTGACGTCGGCCCCGACCACGCCGACGACCTCGTCGCCTGGTTGGCCGAACGGCAGCCGCATCTGGTGACCGACGACCACTGGCAGGTCATCGACGCCCATGAACGCTCGGCCGGCGAACCGCACGGCCGGCCTCGGGTGAAGATCGCCAACGTCGCGGAGATGCTGCGCATCGGTCGCGGCTAG
- the ftsE gene encoding cell division ATP-binding protein FtsE, which yields MITLDHVSKQYKSSARPALDNVSVKIDKGEFVFLIGPSGSGKSTFMRLLLAEETPTSGEIQVSKFHVNKLSGRHIPKLRQVIGCVFQDFRLLQQKTVFDNVAFALEVIGKKPDTINKVVPDVLEMVGLSGKANRLPAELSGGEQQRVAIARAFVNRPLVLLADEPTGNLDPDTSKDIMDLLERINRTGTTVLMATHDHHIVDSMRQRVVELSLGRLVRDEQRGVYGMDR from the coding sequence ATGATCACCCTTGACCATGTCTCCAAGCAGTACAAGTCGTCGGCTCGACCAGCCCTCGACAATGTCAGCGTCAAGATCGACAAGGGTGAGTTCGTCTTCCTCATCGGTCCGTCCGGCTCGGGCAAGTCGACGTTCATGCGGCTGCTGCTCGCCGAGGAGACGCCGACCTCCGGTGAGATCCAGGTGTCGAAGTTCCACGTCAACAAGCTCTCCGGTCGGCACATCCCGAAACTGCGCCAGGTGATCGGCTGCGTGTTCCAGGATTTCCGGCTGCTGCAGCAGAAGACGGTCTTCGACAACGTCGCCTTCGCGCTGGAGGTGATCGGCAAGAAGCCCGACACCATCAACAAGGTGGTGCCCGACGTGCTGGAGATGGTCGGCCTGTCCGGCAAGGCCAACCGGCTGCCCGCCGAACTGTCCGGCGGTGAGCAGCAGCGCGTGGCGATTGCCCGAGCCTTCGTCAACCGACCCCTGGTGTTGCTCGCCGACGAACCCACCGGAAACCTCGACCCCGACACCAGCAAGGACATCATGGACCTGCTCGAACGGATCAACCGGACGGGCACCACGGTGTTGATGGCTACCCACGACCACCACATCGTCGACTCCATGCGCCAGCGCGTGGTCGAGCTGTCCCTGGGCCGGCTCGTGCGCGACGAGCAGCGTGGTGTCTACGGAATGGATCGTTAA
- the ftsX gene encoding permease-like cell division protein FtsX, with product MRFGFLINEVYTGLRRNVTMTVAMIVTTAISLGLFGGGLLVLRLADQSRHIYLDRVESQVFLTNDISANDPTCDGDVCKALRTKIEGRDDVKSVRFLNQADAYNDAIAKNPQFKDLASKDAFPASFIVKLDNPEQHKDFDAAMQGQPGVLNVLNQKELIDRLFAVLDGLSSVAFAVAVVQAIGAVLLIANMVQVTAYTRRTEIGIMRMVGATRWYTQLPFLLEAVIAALIGVVFAVGGLIVVRALFLEKALDQFYRANLIAKVNYADILYFVTPWLVLLGVAMSGITAYVTLRLYVRR from the coding sequence GTGCGCTTCGGCTTCCTGATCAACGAGGTCTACACCGGACTTCGCCGCAACGTCACCATGACCGTGGCGATGATCGTCACCACGGCGATCTCGCTGGGGTTGTTCGGTGGTGGCCTGCTGGTGCTGCGACTGGCCGACCAGTCCCGCCACATCTACCTCGACCGTGTCGAGAGCCAGGTGTTCCTGACCAACGACATCTCGGCCAACGATCCGACCTGTGACGGCGACGTGTGCAAGGCGCTGCGCACCAAGATCGAAGGCCGCGACGACGTGAAGTCGGTGCGCTTCCTCAACCAGGCCGACGCCTACAACGACGCGATCGCCAAGAACCCTCAGTTCAAGGACCTGGCGAGCAAGGACGCGTTCCCGGCGTCGTTCATCGTCAAGCTCGACAATCCCGAGCAGCACAAGGACTTCGACGCCGCGATGCAGGGTCAGCCCGGCGTGCTGAACGTGCTCAACCAGAAGGAACTCATCGACCGGTTGTTCGCCGTCCTCGACGGGCTGTCGAGCGTGGCGTTCGCCGTGGCCGTCGTTCAAGCGATCGGTGCGGTTCTGTTGATCGCCAACATGGTTCAAGTCACGGCCTACACCAGACGCACCGAGATCGGCATCATGCGCATGGTCGGTGCCACCCGCTGGTACACCCAGCTTCCGTTCCTGCTCGAGGCGGTGATCGCCGCGCTGATCGGTGTGGTGTTCGCGGTCGGCGGCCTGATCGTGGTGCGGGCGCTGTTCCTGGAGAAGGCTCTCGACCAGTTCTATCGAGCCAACCTCATCGCGAAGGTCAACTACGCGGACATTCTGTATTTCGTCACCCCGTGGCTGGTCCTGCTGGGTGTCGCGATGTCCGGAATCACCGCTTACGTCACGTTGCGCCTGTACGTGCGGAGGTAG